Proteins encoded in a region of the Mariprofundus ferrinatatus genome:
- a CDS encoding pyridoxal-phosphate dependent enzyme, translated as MFRGREFFVKRDELIDPLLSGNKYRKLYSLMQMPAERYRRLTSYGGTQSNAMLSIAALCRQKGWQFHYTAKALPGRLKEHPTGNFKLAIELGMQLHEVSPERYHQAISDLQDSQEESELLVPQGGADPLAARGINILAEEITSWQRQMGMASLNVVTPSGTGTTAYYLACALPDLNILTTPVVGDSDYLHLQMRALGDIPDNLCIIESSKKQHFAKPYPELLSIWRELKAAGIAFDLIYGAKMWHTLMQHPALLEGPTLYIHSGGLIGNETMLNRYFHKGLI; from the coding sequence ATGTTTCGCGGTCGCGAGTTTTTCGTCAAACGCGATGAGTTGATCGATCCGCTGCTCTCCGGCAACAAATACCGTAAGCTCTACAGCCTGATGCAGATGCCTGCTGAACGATATCGGCGTCTCACTTCATACGGTGGGACACAGTCCAATGCCATGTTATCCATTGCCGCACTATGCAGGCAGAAGGGTTGGCAGTTCCACTACACTGCCAAGGCTCTTCCCGGGCGGTTGAAAGAGCATCCAACCGGCAACTTCAAGCTGGCAATTGAGCTTGGCATGCAGCTGCATGAGGTCAGCCCGGAGCGCTATCACCAGGCGATATCTGATCTGCAAGATTCACAGGAGGAATCGGAGCTGTTGGTGCCGCAGGGCGGAGCTGATCCGCTGGCAGCGCGTGGCATCAACATACTGGCGGAGGAGATCACCAGCTGGCAGAGGCAGATGGGGATGGCGAGTCTCAATGTTGTGACCCCTTCAGGCACTGGAACCACTGCCTATTACCTGGCATGTGCTTTGCCTGATCTGAATATCCTGACCACGCCGGTCGTGGGAGACAGCGACTATTTGCATCTGCAGATGCGAGCCCTCGGCGACATCCCTGACAACCTGTGCATCATCGAGAGCAGTAAAAAACAGCACTTTGCAAAACCCTATCCGGAACTGCTGTCGATCTGGCGGGAGCTTAAAGCGGCGGGTATCGCGTTCGACCTGATCTACGGGGCAAAGATGTGGCATACATTGATGCAGCATCCCGCCTTGCTCGAGGGCCCCACTCTCTATATTCATAGTGGTGGCCTGATTGGCAACGAAACCATGCTAAACCGCTATTTCCACAAGGGGCTTATCTAG
- a CDS encoding EAL domain-containing protein yields the protein MASADRVNLRGRVMFVVLGILLVGATLLFFKIQNDQRQSLRASYAAAMEDAVSSRSAHLQVYVNELRKQTRFLAQTPPVQALVRATGGAIADRDGGDTIAAWKQRLQEIFKAFLTANPGYYQLRYIGVADHGRELVRVERQQEGLVVAADAQLQAKGDRDYFRESLKLSEGSVYISNITLNREHGQVQQPHVQTVRASAPVFAGDGKLFGMVVANLDIGPGLAEIMKPVRPGVQGYLANQDGDFLFHPDPGKAFGFDLGQRYRWQQEMPGLLLHNPEQQLREFSRLGEYPKGIETQSLTIAGEKVHLAAGKIHYDLSQPERYLALIYSLPDALIDEQMATLRNMLSLGFLGILLLLGLIMTVMLRRMFAPLEKLTDGAMAIADGSREVELPEKASGEIGTLVHAFDQMLNGIKQQERKLGSLHDHLRQSEAYANHVIETVPQGIIVIDADGRMIRVNNVAADLFGYSIQEMLGLPVEALMPAELVDIHRDGRVEYQQGEPKQRRRMGEGDNHVARRKDGEEFFVEVELCPLHMNDDHHVIATVSDVTQRKLAERELQIAATVFNAHEAMFITDPAANILRVNDAFLQVTGYSREEVIGKNPRILQSGRHTDEFYQEMWRHLNEYGVWQGEIWDRRKNGEIFPKWATISSVTDERGRLVNYVSMFSDITAVKEAQEEVLRLAYYDPLTGLPNRRRLVEQLQHNLKESARSRHYGGLLFIDLDNFKIINDTLGHDQGDALLKEVAHRLQAVLREVDTVARLGGDEFVIILHELGSDKEQAVEGARHVGEKLVATLAAPYRLQGRNFSCTGSVGATLFQGMDVSVEEIFRNSDIAMYEAKKLGRNGLRFFDPAMQASLEKRSQLESDLRDALEQEQFVLHYQKQVDDKGRTIGAEALIRWKHPVRGMIPPFEFIPVCEESGLIVPVGQWLMKEACQKLNQWQQNERMKDYTLSVNISMKEFMEEGFVRQVHQTIEESGVNPSNLELEITESIGHANPEELIEKLHLLRLADLSLAMDDFGTGYSSLSYLKKLPLDVLKIDQSFVRDLGVDTSDESIVQAIIKVGETLGLEVIAEGVESEEQFELLKQYGCRKFQGYYFARPLPAEEFEQSCVPCPEEADLDVAGV from the coding sequence ATGGCTAGTGCCGATAGAGTGAACCTGCGGGGCAGGGTGATGTTTGTCGTTCTGGGCATTCTTCTGGTCGGCGCGACACTTCTCTTCTTCAAGATCCAGAACGATCAGCGCCAATCATTGCGTGCTTCCTATGCGGCTGCGATGGAGGATGCGGTAAGCAGCCGTAGCGCCCATCTGCAGGTTTATGTCAACGAGCTGCGCAAGCAGACCCGCTTTCTGGCCCAGACCCCGCCTGTGCAGGCCCTTGTCCGTGCCACAGGAGGTGCTATTGCAGATCGGGACGGTGGCGACACGATAGCGGCCTGGAAGCAGCGACTTCAGGAGATATTCAAGGCTTTCCTGACGGCCAATCCCGGTTACTACCAGCTCCGTTATATCGGTGTGGCCGATCATGGCAGGGAGCTGGTTCGCGTTGAACGGCAGCAGGAAGGGCTGGTGGTTGCAGCGGATGCGCAACTGCAGGCAAAGGGCGATCGCGACTACTTCAGGGAATCGCTGAAGCTGAGCGAGGGATCCGTATATATCTCCAACATCACCCTGAATCGCGAGCATGGCCAGGTTCAACAGCCCCATGTTCAGACAGTCAGGGCTTCGGCGCCTGTCTTTGCGGGGGACGGGAAGCTGTTCGGCATGGTCGTGGCGAATCTGGATATCGGCCCTGGCCTTGCCGAAATTATGAAGCCGGTTCGCCCCGGTGTTCAGGGTTACTTGGCCAATCAGGACGGGGACTTTCTTTTCCACCCTGATCCCGGGAAGGCATTCGGATTTGATCTGGGGCAGCGCTACCGCTGGCAACAGGAGATGCCCGGTCTTCTGCTGCATAATCCCGAGCAGCAATTGCGAGAGTTTTCGAGGTTGGGGGAATACCCCAAAGGGATCGAGACGCAGTCACTCACGATAGCAGGAGAGAAGGTGCATCTGGCCGCCGGCAAGATCCACTACGACCTGAGCCAGCCGGAAAGATACCTGGCCCTGATCTATAGCCTCCCTGACGCCCTGATAGATGAGCAGATGGCAACGCTGCGTAACATGCTTTCGCTCGGGTTTCTGGGGATTCTGCTGCTGCTTGGTTTGATTATGACAGTCATGTTGCGGCGGATGTTTGCCCCGCTTGAGAAATTGACCGATGGTGCTATGGCCATTGCCGATGGCTCCCGGGAAGTCGAGCTGCCAGAGAAGGCATCAGGGGAGATTGGCACCCTTGTTCACGCATTTGACCAGATGTTGAACGGCATCAAACAGCAGGAGCGGAAGCTCGGCTCACTTCATGATCACTTGAGGCAGAGTGAGGCCTACGCCAACCACGTGATTGAAACAGTTCCCCAGGGGATCATCGTGATTGATGCGGATGGTCGAATGATTCGAGTCAACAACGTTGCAGCTGACCTGTTCGGATACTCCATTCAGGAGATGCTGGGGCTGCCGGTAGAGGCCCTTATGCCCGCGGAACTTGTCGACATCCATCGCGACGGACGTGTTGAGTATCAGCAGGGAGAACCGAAACAGCGCAGGCGTATGGGTGAGGGAGATAACCACGTTGCCCGGCGCAAGGATGGCGAAGAGTTTTTTGTCGAGGTTGAGCTTTGCCCGCTTCACATGAACGATGATCACCATGTCATTGCCACGGTCTCCGATGTGACCCAGCGCAAGCTCGCCGAGCGGGAGTTGCAGATAGCCGCAACCGTTTTTAACGCACATGAAGCGATGTTTATCACCGATCCGGCGGCCAATATTCTCAGGGTGAATGATGCTTTCCTGCAGGTCACAGGCTACAGCAGGGAGGAGGTGATCGGTAAGAATCCCCGCATCCTGCAGTCGGGACGACACACTGATGAGTTCTACCAGGAGATGTGGCGGCACCTTAACGAGTATGGCGTCTGGCAGGGCGAGATATGGGACCGCCGCAAAAACGGGGAGATCTTTCCGAAGTGGGCTACGATCAGCAGCGTGACGGATGAGCGAGGACGGCTCGTCAACTATGTATCCATGTTCTCGGATATTACTGCGGTCAAGGAGGCTCAGGAGGAGGTGCTGCGGTTGGCCTACTACGATCCGCTTACCGGGCTTCCGAACAGGCGCCGGCTTGTCGAACAGCTGCAGCACAACCTGAAGGAGAGCGCACGCAGCAGGCACTATGGCGGATTGCTGTTTATTGATCTGGATAATTTCAAAATCATCAATGATACACTTGGGCATGATCAGGGGGATGCGCTGCTTAAAGAGGTGGCACACAGGCTGCAGGCGGTTCTTCGCGAGGTTGATACCGTTGCAAGGCTCGGCGGGGATGAGTTTGTGATCATCCTGCATGAGCTCGGAAGCGATAAAGAGCAGGCTGTGGAGGGTGCCAGGCATGTCGGTGAGAAGCTTGTAGCCACACTTGCTGCGCCCTACCGGTTGCAAGGAAGGAACTTCAGCTGCACAGGCAGTGTCGGCGCCACCCTTTTCCAGGGTATGGATGTGAGCGTGGAGGAGATATTCCGTAATTCAGATATCGCCATGTATGAGGCCAAGAAGCTGGGGCGTAACGGTTTACGTTTCTTCGACCCTGCAATGCAGGCATCGCTGGAGAAGCGCAGCCAGCTGGAGTCGGATCTCCGTGATGCCTTGGAGCAGGAGCAGTTTGTCCTCCACTACCAGAAGCAGGTGGATGACAAGGGGCGCACCATCGGTGCCGAGGCGCTGATCCGATGGAAGCATCCTGTACGTGGCATGATTCCCCCATTCGAGTTCATTCCGGTCTGTGAGGAGAGCGGGCTGATTGTTCCTGTCGGGCAGTGGCTCATGAAGGAGGCGTGCCAGAAACTCAATCAGTGGCAGCAGAATGAGCGGATGAAGGATTACACGCTCTCAGTGAATATCAGTATGAAGGAGTTTATGGAGGAGGGCTTTGTCCGACAGGTGCATCAGACCATCGAGGAGTCCGGGGTGAACCCATCCAATCTCGAACTGGAGATCACCGAGAGTATCGGTCATGCCAATCCGGAGGAGTTGATCGAGAAGCTCCACCTGTTGCGCCTGGCGGATCTCAGTCTCGCCATGGATGACTTCGGAACAGGCTACTCCTCCCTCTCCTACCTGAAGAAGCTGCCTCTCGATGTGCTTAAGATCGACCAGAGTTTTGTTCGCGACCTTGGAGTTGATACCAGCGATGAATCGATCGTGCAGGCGATCATCAAGGTCGGAGAGACCCTTGGACTGGAGGTGATTGCCGAAGGGGTGGAGAGCGAAGAGCAGTTCGAGCTTCTAAAGCAGTATGGCTGCCGGAAGTTCCAGGGCTACTATTTCGCCCGCCCCCTGCCGGCTGAAGAGTTTGAGCAGTCGTGTGTCCCTTGCCCTGAAGAGGCTGATCTTGATGTTGCGGGGGTGTGA
- the nfo gene encoding deoxyribonuclease IV yields the protein MKYVGAHVSAAGGVENTPGRAVEIGAKAFALFTKNQRQWVAKPLTNESIAAFKENLEQAGIEPKHVLPHDSYLINLGHPEEEGLQKSRDAFVDEMRRCEQLGLPLLNFHPGSHLKKISEDACLSRIAESINLALEQTQGVTAVIENTSGQGSNMGFRFEHLAAIIDQVDDKSRVGVCLDTCHTFTAGYDLRTMDDCENTFGEFNNIVGYEYLRGMHLNGSKAAFASRVDRHHSLTQGEMGLDAFRFIMNHDAFNDIPMVLETIDETIWPEEINLLYSLIE from the coding sequence TTGAAATATGTAGGTGCACATGTGAGTGCTGCGGGCGGTGTCGAGAACACGCCGGGCCGGGCCGTTGAGATCGGGGCGAAGGCCTTTGCCCTGTTTACCAAGAATCAGCGGCAGTGGGTGGCGAAGCCGCTGACGAATGAGAGTATCGCAGCATTTAAAGAGAATCTTGAGCAGGCCGGAATCGAACCGAAACATGTGCTTCCTCACGACAGCTATCTGATCAATCTCGGTCACCCCGAAGAGGAGGGGCTGCAGAAGTCGCGCGATGCGTTTGTTGATGAGATGCGGCGTTGCGAGCAGTTGGGGCTGCCGCTGCTCAACTTCCATCCCGGCTCGCACCTGAAGAAGATCTCCGAAGATGCCTGCCTCTCCCGAATTGCCGAATCGATCAACCTGGCGCTTGAGCAGACCCAAGGGGTCACCGCCGTGATCGAAAATACCAGCGGTCAGGGCAGCAACATGGGGTTCCGCTTTGAGCATCTGGCAGCCATTATCGATCAGGTTGATGACAAGAGTCGCGTAGGTGTCTGTCTCGATACCTGCCACACATTCACAGCCGGTTACGATCTGCGTACCATGGACGACTGTGAGAACACTTTCGGTGAGTTCAATAATATTGTCGGTTACGAATATCTGCGCGGCATGCATCTTAACGGATCCAAGGCCGCCTTCGCCTCGAGGGTGGATCGCCACCACTCACTGACACAGGGTGAAATGGGGCTTGATGCCTTCCGCTTTATCATGAACCACGACGCCTTCAACGATATCCCCATGGTGCTGGAGACGATTGATGAGACGATCTGGCCTGAGGAGATCAATCTGCTCTACTCCCTGATCGAGTAA
- the trmFO gene encoding methylenetetrahydrofolate--tRNA-(uracil(54)-C(5))-methyltransferase (FADH(2)-oxidizing) TrmFO, protein MNDSSSPIQTVTIIGAGLAGSEAAWQLARRGVPVRLHEMRPAKMTPAHNTSKCAELVCSNTFRADHLENAVGLLHEEMRRMDSLIMGCGDAARIPAGTALAVDREQFADMVTERLNAEPLIEFVNGEVTEIPAEGLLLIASGPLTSDALYEEIQKLTGEDRLCFFDAIAPVIDAESINMDICYWKNRYDKNVAEGEEGDYLNCPMDETQYKAFIKELIDAEKVAFKDFEDIPFFEGCMPIEEMAERGEDTPRFGPMKPVGLDHPVSGEKAYAVVQLRRDNRMGSLLNMVGFQTKMTYGEQKRVFTMIPGLEQAEFFRLGSLHRNTFIKSPDLLDGTLRLKSDPRILFAGQITGVEGYVESAAMGLMAGRFLAAMARGEEPDAPPEITAHGSLLAHISKTRTSDFQPMNVNFGLLPPGKKREGKRRFSRAERRRSVSERALEALDGWLKG, encoded by the coding sequence ATGAACGACTCCTCTTCACCCATTCAAACCGTAACAATTATCGGTGCAGGTCTGGCCGGATCCGAGGCCGCATGGCAGCTGGCCAGACGCGGTGTGCCGGTGCGGCTGCACGAGATGCGGCCGGCGAAAATGACGCCGGCCCACAACACGTCCAAATGTGCCGAGCTTGTATGTTCCAACACCTTCCGCGCTGATCATCTCGAGAATGCCGTAGGGCTGCTGCATGAAGAGATGCGCCGCATGGATTCGCTGATCATGGGTTGCGGAGATGCTGCACGTATTCCGGCCGGTACCGCACTTGCCGTTGATCGCGAACAGTTTGCCGATATGGTGACGGAGAGGCTGAATGCCGAACCGCTGATCGAGTTCGTCAACGGCGAAGTGACCGAAATACCGGCGGAGGGGCTGCTGTTGATCGCTTCCGGGCCGCTCACCTCCGATGCGCTTTATGAGGAGATCCAGAAGCTGACCGGCGAAGATCGCCTCTGCTTTTTCGATGCCATTGCGCCGGTAATCGATGCCGAGTCGATCAACATGGATATCTGCTACTGGAAAAACCGTTACGATAAAAATGTCGCCGAAGGCGAGGAGGGCGACTACCTCAACTGCCCGATGGATGAGACGCAGTACAAGGCCTTTATCAAGGAGCTTATCGACGCCGAGAAGGTCGCTTTCAAGGATTTCGAGGATATCCCCTTTTTCGAGGGCTGCATGCCGATCGAGGAGATGGCCGAGCGCGGCGAGGATACACCGCGCTTCGGGCCGATGAAGCCTGTCGGTCTCGATCATCCGGTGAGCGGTGAAAAGGCGTATGCGGTGGTGCAGCTCAGGCGCGATAACCGTATGGGCTCGCTTCTGAACATGGTCGGATTCCAGACCAAGATGACCTACGGCGAGCAGAAGCGTGTATTCACAATGATCCCCGGACTGGAGCAGGCCGAGTTTTTCCGGCTGGGGTCGCTGCATCGCAACACCTTTATCAAGTCACCGGACCTTCTCGATGGGACCCTGCGGTTAAAGAGTGATCCGCGTATTCTCTTTGCCGGTCAGATCACCGGCGTGGAGGGTTATGTCGAGTCTGCCGCCATGGGTTTGATGGCAGGACGGTTTCTTGCCGCGATGGCCAGGGGCGAGGAGCCCGATGCTCCACCCGAAATCACGGCTCACGGCTCACTGCTGGCACATATCTCGAAAACCAGAACTTCGGATTTCCAGCCGATGAATGTCAATTTCGGGCTGCTTCCACCGGGCAAGAAGCGCGAAGGAAAACGCCGCTTTTCAAGGGCCGAGCGCCGTCGTTCGGTCTCCGAGCGCGCGCTTGAAGCGCTGGATGGCTGGCTAAAGGGCTAG
- a CDS encoding CDP-alcohol phosphatidyltransferase family protein, with the protein MVHNRILNIPNILTLARIVITPFIIFAIMEGEAVFALILMGIAGITDMLDGAIARYFNQRSIVGAFMDPLADKLMLISTIVTLYFIEEIPLFLFLAVVFRDLVIVVGAIAYEMVTGKLEMEPTMSSKITTFLQITLVLTVLADMAWDLPSELFELTVIWSTFTFTCISGVQYMVVWMRKAVSDEGAG; encoded by the coding sequence ATGGTCCATAACCGAATCCTCAACATCCCGAACATCCTGACGCTTGCCCGCATCGTCATTACCCCGTTTATCATTTTCGCGATCATGGAGGGGGAAGCGGTTTTCGCACTGATCCTGATGGGCATCGCCGGCATCACTGACATGCTTGACGGCGCCATCGCCCGCTACTTCAACCAGCGCAGCATTGTCGGAGCCTTCATGGATCCGCTGGCCGACAAGCTGATGCTGATTAGCACCATCGTGACGCTCTATTTTATCGAGGAGATCCCGCTCTTTCTCTTCCTTGCAGTCGTATTCCGCGACCTTGTCATTGTCGTCGGCGCCATCGCCTATGAAATGGTGACGGGGAAACTCGAGATGGAGCCGACCATGAGCTCCAAGATCACCACCTTCCTGCAGATCACGCTGGTGCTGACAGTGCTGGCTGATATGGCATGGGATTTGCCATCCGAACTGTTCGAGCTGACGGTCATCTGGAGCACCTTCACCTTCACCTGTATCTCAGGCGTCCAGTACATGGTGGTCTGGATGCGTAAGGCGGTCAGCGACGAAGGCGCCGGCTAA
- a CDS encoding ClpXP protease specificity-enhancing factor SspB, whose product MSLSFTDAAKAKQLREYFARNGRIYIVIDATGDDVQVPESLMGDPALRLVLNARMPQAIHIRDDALDSDFSFSGTIFPCKIPMHRIWAAYLPEGDLEQGIIWDDAVPEMIRAIVQAVRSNLAESEAQDETGAEGEQSAEGLTGAASPASSPITVINGGGEQKQGAEEAQPQARKTGHLRVVK is encoded by the coding sequence ATGAGCTTAAGCTTTACTGATGCGGCCAAGGCAAAGCAACTGCGGGAGTATTTCGCCCGCAACGGTCGCATCTATATTGTGATCGATGCGACCGGTGATGATGTGCAGGTGCCCGAATCGCTGATGGGGGACCCGGCGCTTCGACTGGTCCTCAATGCCCGTATGCCGCAGGCGATCCATATCCGTGACGATGCACTGGACTCCGACTTCTCCTTCTCCGGCACCATCTTCCCGTGCAAGATTCCGATGCATCGCATCTGGGCCGCCTACCTGCCTGAGGGCGATCTCGAGCAGGGTATTATCTGGGACGATGCCGTACCCGAAATGATCAGGGCAATTGTACAGGCGGTGCGCAGCAATCTCGCTGAATCCGAAGCGCAGGATGAAACCGGAGCAGAAGGAGAACAGTCTGCCGAAGGGCTCACAGGAGCCGCCAGCCCGGCAAGTTCGCCCATTACCGTCATCAACGGCGGCGGTGAGCAGAAACAGGGAGCCGAAGAGGCGCAGCCGCAAGCACGCAAGACAGGTCACCTCCGGGTCGTCAAATGA
- a CDS encoding M3 family metallopeptidase: protein MNETSSNPILKGITAELPLFDQIRPEHVLPAIDAELTRARETVARLTEIAAPDWDSLMMPLEEIEERLSRVWGPVGHLNAVCDSEELRPIYQQGVAKMTEWSSELGQNEALYSAIRKVRERDDFSLLSEERRQVIEHALRDFKLSGAELEGEDREQFKAIQIRLSELSTTFEQHVMDATRAFELHITDKADVAGLPESVLAAAAQRAEQAGKQGGWLITLDAPSYIPFMQYAENRALRETMYREYVTRASSGKLDNSPVIDEILRLRAEAAELLGFSHYAAKSLASKMAADVDAVTGFLRELAEKSRPAAENDMAELKAFAAGELGLKGLHAWDIAYASEKLRLKKYAISQEELKPYFPEKSVVAGMFGLVEKLYGLSIREREDVPKWHKDVRFFELFDGQNEKIAAFYLDPYARAHKRGGAWMDECIVRWRKADGSLQLPVAYLVCNFDAPVGSRPALWTHDEVTTLFHEFGHGLHHMLTTVSELGVSGIRGVPWDAVELPSQFMENFCWERQVVDLFAHHFETGEGLPDAMFNKMLAAKNFQSAMMMLRQIEFALFDVLLHSEYEPEKGSVQTLLDRVRGEVAVLIPPAFNKFQNGFSHIFAGGYAAGYYSYKWAEVLSADVYATFEEEGILNSDTAARLRRELLSIGGSREIMDAFAAFRGRKPSVDALLRHSGLATETGDEK, encoded by the coding sequence ATGAATGAGACTTCCAGCAACCCGATCCTGAAAGGGATCACCGCCGAACTACCACTGTTTGACCAGATCAGGCCGGAGCATGTGCTGCCGGCGATAGATGCCGAGCTGACCCGCGCCCGCGAAACTGTCGCAAGGCTGACGGAGATTGCCGCCCCGGACTGGGATTCGCTGATGATGCCGCTGGAGGAGATCGAGGAACGACTCTCCCGTGTATGGGGCCCTGTGGGGCACCTCAATGCGGTGTGCGACTCGGAAGAGTTGCGTCCGATCTACCAGCAGGGTGTAGCGAAGATGACCGAGTGGTCGTCGGAACTCGGGCAGAACGAGGCGCTCTACTCCGCAATCCGCAAGGTGCGCGAGCGTGACGATTTCAGTTTGCTTTCCGAAGAGCGCAGGCAGGTGATCGAACATGCGCTGCGCGACTTCAAGCTCTCCGGTGCAGAACTTGAGGGTGAGGACAGGGAGCAGTTCAAGGCGATCCAGATACGCCTCTCCGAGCTCTCCACCACATTCGAACAGCATGTGATGGATGCGACTCGCGCTTTTGAACTGCACATCACTGATAAGGCCGATGTTGCGGGTCTTCCTGAGTCGGTGCTGGCGGCAGCGGCACAGCGTGCGGAGCAGGCCGGTAAACAGGGTGGCTGGCTCATCACGCTTGATGCACCCTCCTATATCCCGTTCATGCAGTATGCCGAAAACCGTGCGCTGCGCGAAACGATGTACCGGGAATATGTTACGCGCGCATCATCCGGCAAGCTCGATAACTCGCCGGTGATCGACGAGATACTCAGGCTTCGTGCAGAGGCTGCTGAGCTGCTCGGCTTTTCCCACTACGCAGCCAAATCGCTGGCCAGCAAGATGGCGGCCGATGTCGATGCGGTGACCGGTTTCCTGCGCGAACTGGCCGAGAAGAGCAGACCTGCCGCCGAGAACGATATGGCGGAGCTCAAGGCGTTTGCAGCGGGCGAGCTTGGACTTAAAGGCTTGCATGCGTGGGATATCGCCTACGCTTCTGAGAAGCTGCGGCTGAAGAAATACGCGATCAGCCAGGAGGAGCTCAAACCCTACTTCCCCGAAAAGAGCGTGGTTGCCGGCATGTTCGGACTGGTGGAGAAGCTCTACGGCCTCTCTATCCGTGAACGGGAAGATGTGCCGAAATGGCATAAAGATGTCCGCTTCTTTGAACTCTTCGATGGCCAGAATGAGAAGATCGCAGCTTTCTATCTTGATCCCTACGCCCGTGCCCATAAACGCGGCGGCGCCTGGATGGATGAGTGCATTGTGCGCTGGCGGAAGGCGGATGGTTCGCTGCAATTGCCTGTGGCATACCTGGTCTGCAACTTCGATGCGCCGGTCGGTAGCCGCCCGGCACTCTGGACGCATGACGAGGTGACAACCCTTTTCCACGAGTTCGGCCACGGTCTGCACCACATGCTGACCACAGTCTCCGAACTCGGTGTATCGGGTATCCGCGGTGTGCCGTGGGATGCGGTGGAGCTGCCGAGCCAGTTCATGGAAAACTTCTGCTGGGAGCGGCAGGTCGTCGATCTCTTCGCCCACCACTTTGAAACAGGGGAGGGGTTGCCCGATGCCATGTTCAACAAGATGCTGGCAGCCAAGAATTTCCAGTCTGCAATGATGATGTTGCGCCAGATCGAGTTCGCACTCTTCGATGTACTACTGCATAGCGAGTATGAGCCGGAGAAAGGGTCGGTGCAGACGCTGCTCGACCGGGTGCGTGGCGAGGTGGCGGTATTGATCCCGCCAGCTTTTAATAAATTCCAGAACGGTTTCTCGCATATCTTTGCCGGTGGCTATGCGGCGGGTTATTACTCCTACAAGTGGGCGGAGGTGCTCTCTGCCGATGTATATGCCACCTTCGAGGAGGAGGGTATCCTGAACAGCGATACTGCTGCGCGACTGCGCAGAGAGCTGCTCTCGATTGGCGGCAGTCGCGAGATCATGGATGCTTTCGCGGCATTTCGCGGCAGGAAACCATCGGTTGATGCACTGCTGCGTCACTCCGGACTTGCAACCGAAACAGGAGATGAGAAATGA
- a CDS encoding YajD family HNH nuclease, translating to MGNESYREQALKLFPWVCGRCGRDFSGKQLKELTVHHKDHNHANNPPDGSNWELLCIYCHDNEHQRYLEADAHGDVKRDEAGGSTFKGLAGLAELLKKEGK from the coding sequence ATGGGTAACGAGAGCTATCGTGAACAGGCCCTGAAACTGTTTCCATGGGTTTGCGGCCGCTGTGGCCGGGATTTCTCAGGTAAACAGTTAAAGGAACTTACGGTGCATCACAAAGATCACAACCACGCCAACAATCCGCCTGACGGCAGCAACTGGGAGCTGCTCTGCATCTACTGCCACGATAATGAACACCAGCGATATCTCGAGGCCGATGCGCACGGGGATGTGAAACGTGACGAGGCAGGCGGCTCGACCTTCAAGGGGCTTGCAGGCCTTGCTGAGTTGCTGAAAAAAGAGGGTAAGTAG